The proteins below come from a single Mucilaginibacter mali genomic window:
- a CDS encoding thymidine kinase has protein sequence MLFNEEVFKRRSELGGSIEVICGSMFSGKTEELIRRLRRAQIARLNVEIFKPKTDTRYHETEVVSHNHVSIPSTPVDSSSAILLLGGHVQVVGIDEAQFFDDELPYVCSTLANKGVRVIIAGLDMDFQGRPFGPMPALMAIAESVTKVHAVCVKCGNEALYSYRLVPSEAKILLGEMESYEPRCRHCFGLE, from the coding sequence ATGCTGTTTAACGAAGAGGTTTTTAAAAGACGTAGCGAACTTGGCGGAAGCATAGAGGTGATATGCGGATCGATGTTTTCGGGTAAAACCGAAGAACTGATCCGCCGGTTAAGACGCGCGCAGATAGCCCGGTTAAACGTAGAGATATTTAAACCCAAAACCGATACCCGCTACCACGAAACCGAAGTGGTATCGCATAATCATGTTTCCATACCAAGTACCCCGGTCGACAGTTCATCGGCCATTTTGCTGTTAGGCGGCCATGTGCAGGTGGTAGGTATTGATGAGGCCCAGTTTTTTGATGATGAACTGCCTTATGTATGTAGTACACTGGCCAATAAGGGTGTTAGGGTGATCATCGCCGGCTTGGATATGGATTTCCAGGGAAGACCGTTTGGCCCTATGCCCGCATTGATGGCTATTGCCGAAAGTGTGACCAAGGTGCACGCCGTGTGCGTTAAATGTGGTAACGAGGCACTGTACAGCTATCGCCTGGTGCCAAGTGAGGCTAAGATACTTTTGGGGGAGATGGAAAGTTATGAGCCGAGATGCAGGCATTGTTTTGGGTTGGAGTAG